The sequence GCCCCCCGCTCCTTCCCGTTCGTCGTCGGCGTCGACTACGCGGGCCGGGTCGACATGATCGGCGGCGGCGAGAACCGCTTCCGCGTGGGCGACGCGGTGTTCGGGCGGGCGGGGGTGGTGGGTGCGGCTCCGGGTGACGCGGGGGCGGCGGGCGGCGCGGGTGCGGCTCCGGGTGACGCGGGGGCGACGGGCGGCGCGGGTGCGCCGGACGCGTGCGGGACCTACGGGGAGTACGTCTGTGTGCCGCAGGACTCCGCGATCACCCTCGTGCCGCGCGGTCTCGACCCCCGGGCAGCCGCCGCGCTGCCGTCCGCCGGGACGGCCGCCGCCCAGATCCTGGAGGCGGTGGCGCTGCGGGGCCACGAGACCCTGCTGGTCGTCGGGGCGGCGGGCGGGATCGGCTGCTGTCTCACCCAGCTCGCCCGCGCCCGCGACATCCGGGTGATCGCGGCGGTGCGCGGTGACGAGCGGTCCGCGATGGGGTCGTTGGGCGCCGCCGCCACGGTCGATCTGACGGCCGGTCCGCCCGCCGAAGCGCTGCGGAGCGCCTGCCCGGACGGCATCGACGCGCTGGCGGACCTGGCGTCGGCGACACCGGAGGCGTTCGCCGTCCACGCCGCGGCGGTCCGGCCGGGCGGCATCGCGCTCTCCACGCGGGGCACCGCCGCCGGGGCCCGGCTGCCCGGGGGCGTCAGGGGCGTCGACTTCCGGCTCGACCCGAGCCCGGTCCTGCTGGACGTGCTGGCGGCGGGCGCGGCGGACGGCGTGCTGCGGGTGCTCATCGACGCCGAATTCCCGTTGGAGCAGGCCCCGCAGGCCCTGGAGCGCAACCGGGCGGGCGGGGCGCGCGGCAAGACCGTGATCGTGCTGCACGCACCCGGGCACTGCTGACGCGGGCGCCCGCGTCACTCCTCCGGACCGGGCCCCCAGCCGCGCAGCCGGTCCATCTCGCGCCGGTCCCGCTTCGTCGGCCGTCCCGCGCCCCGGTCCCGTACCGGCACCTGGATCGCGGCCTCGCGCGGCGGCGGAGGCGGGCTGTTGTCGACGAAGCACTCGGCGGCCACGGGCGGCCCGACCCGCTTCTTCACCAGCTTCGACACGACGACGATCCGGTCCCGGCCCGCGTGCCGCAGCCGCACCTCGTCACCGACCCGCACCGGCTGCGCGGGCTTGGCGCGTTCACCGGCGACCTTCACATGACCCGCACGGCAGGCGGCGGCCGCCTGCGCACGGGTCTTCGTGAGCCGGACCGACCAGATCCAGACATCGACCCGAACGCTGCCCTCCGTCTGCGGAGCCTCAC is a genomic window of Streptomyces sp. NBC_00708 containing:
- a CDS encoding S4 domain-containing protein; this translates as MVSGEAPQTEGSVRVDVWIWSVRLTKTRAQAAAACRAGHVKVAGERAKPAQPVRVGDEVRLRHAGRDRIVVVSKLVKKRVGPPVAAECFVDNSPPPPPREAAIQVPVRDRGAGRPTKRDRREMDRLRGWGPGPEE
- a CDS encoding NADP-dependent oxidoreductase; its protein translation is MRAIAVSGPGADPVLVELPKPEPRPGEVRVRIEYASLNPLDWQVVDGSAGDLAPAPRSFPFVVGVDYAGRVDMIGGGENRFRVGDAVFGRAGVVGAAPGDAGAAGGAGAAPGDAGATGGAGAPDACGTYGEYVCVPQDSAITLVPRGLDPRAAAALPSAGTAAAQILEAVALRGHETLLVVGAAGGIGCCLTQLARARDIRVIAAVRGDERSAMGSLGAAATVDLTAGPPAEALRSACPDGIDALADLASATPEAFAVHAAAVRPGGIALSTRGTAAGARLPGGVRGVDFRLDPSPVLLDVLAAGAADGVLRVLIDAEFPLEQAPQALERNRAGGARGKTVIVLHAPGHC